A single region of the Triticum dicoccoides isolate Atlit2015 ecotype Zavitan chromosome 2B, WEW_v2.0, whole genome shotgun sequence genome encodes:
- the LOC119365894 gene encoding probable WRKY transcription factor 70 produces MSMATYEQVMDDLAKGQEFATQLQGLLRDSPKAGHIMDQILHTFSRAIHAAKAAAAASASAGESEVTDGASSGGKRKSIAGGGPRKACRTRTQDSSVVTKNMKSLEDGQTWRKYGQKEIQNSKHSKAYFRCTHKYDQQCMARRQAQRCDDDPDTFKVTYIGVHTCRDPAAAMAPHAPHLTGTAAGCRLISFAPAVVHGASTSTTTTNTNLVDEDAATGSGLQLSGLKLEGGDLEEVLSSRTPVSSALYGAAAAAAAWPDQGDVTSTLQYGGAGAFEQLFDLDGYPYLEDLLPYDLDH; encoded by the exons ATGTCCATGGCGACGTACGAGCAGGTGATGGATGACCTGGCCAAGGGGCAGGAGTTCGCGACGCAGCTGCAGGGCCTCCTCCGGGACTCCCCCAAGGCCGGCCACATCATGGACCAGATCCTCCACACCTTCTCCCGCGCCATCCACGCCGCCAAGGCCGCGGCCGCGGCCAGCGCCAGTGCCGGCGAGAGCGAGGTCACCGATGGCGCAAGCAGCGGCGGGAAGAGGAAGTCCATCGCCGGTGGAGGACCGCGCAAGGCCTGTCGGACAAG GACCCAGGATTCGTCCGTCGTCACGAAGAACATGAAGAGCTTGGAGGACGGGCAGACATGGCGCAAGTACGGGCAGAAGGAGATACAGAACTCCAAGCACTCAAA GGCCTACTTCCGGTGCACGCACAAGTACGACCAGCAGTGCATGGCGCGGCGGCAGGCCCAGCGCTGCGACGACGACCCGGACACGTTCAAGGTCACCTACATCGGCGTGCACACCTGCCGGgaccccgccgccgccatggcGCCGCATGCTCCTCACCTGACCGGCACCGCGGCCGGCTGCCGCCTCATCAGCTTCGCGCCGGCCGTTGTTCATGGCGCCAGCACCAGCACGACCACAACGAACACCAACCTGGTCGACGAGGACGCCGCGACGGGGTCCGGCCTGCAGCTGTCGGGCCTGAAGCTTGAGGGCGGCGACCTGGAGGAGGTGCTGAGCAGCCGCACCCCCGTGAGCTCTGCCCTGTAcggcgcagcggcggcggcggcggcttggcctGACCAGGGCGACGTCACGTCCACCCTGCAGTACGGTGGTGCCGGTGCCTTTGAACAGCTCTTTGATCTCGATGGTTACCCGTATCTCGAGGACCTCCTGCCGTACGATCTCGACCATTGA